In one window of Mytilus galloprovincialis chromosome 6, xbMytGall1.hap1.1, whole genome shotgun sequence DNA:
- the LOC143078072 gene encoding uncharacterized protein LOC143078072 codes for MDIGQPFKSSKSDCLTYECTETNKTYGLKLVDEKCKINGTCYDLGQEFEVDCFKYKCSKVDGNHTAELVDSGCSVNGQCKPSGQTWTEECTKYTCDKGTTDVLEQQCKSGDKCYTEGESWTEGDYKYTCSINETHSKISGVKVSSPSATGVCTHNGIDRKVGEIWKENCFTMTCNQNYSMALPDGCQVQSESCMPVGQTKYSVAITDIKCNYQNGETDECVDDGWKTKEGCAIKTCKVDKDTNSWKFESSLQCRWKDECVPEGEIRLVKSCMQYQCEIFKKHGKDTSQMKKKGKIGCSIKGGELLKMDNSETKNLNGCVGEGSYFKIHKRKKCAVFKCNLKGKNKWKTEKLKTYEITDLQTLINGDINC; via the exons ATGGATATTGGTCAACCGTTTAAAAGCAGCAAGTCTGACTGTCTCACTTATGAATGCACGGAGACAAACAAAACGTATGGATTAAAATTAGTTGACGAAA AATGTAAAATAAACGGAACCTGTTATGATCTTGGACAAGAATTTGAAGTTGATTGTTTCAAGTATAAGTGTTCAAAAGTCGATGGAAACCACACGGCCGAACTTGTAGATTCAG GTTGCAGTGTCAATGGTCAATGTAAGCCATCGGGTCAAACATGGACTGAGGAatgtacaaaatatacatgtgATAAAGGAACCACGGACGTTTTGGAACAgc AATGCAAAAGCGGGGATAAATGTTATACTGAAGGAGAGTCTTGGACAGAGGGTGACTATAAGTACACATGTTCAATAAATGAAACACATTCTAAAATTTCTGGAGTGAAGGTTTCATCTCCATCGGCAACAG GAGTATGTACACATAACGGTATAGACAGGAAGGTCGGTGAAATATGGAAAGAAAACTGCTTTACTATGACATGTAATCAAAACTATAGTATGGCATTGCCCGATG GGTGCCAAGTTCAGAGTGAGAGCTGTATGCCTGTCGGGCAAACGAAATATTCAGTTGCCATAACAGACATAA AGTGTAATTATCAAAATGGCGAAACAGACGAATGTGTTGACGATGGTTGGAAAACAAAAGAAGGATGTGCCATTAAAACTTGTAAAGTGGATAAAGACACCAACAGTTGGAAATTTGAGTCGAGTTTGC AATGTCGATGGAAAGATGAATGTGTACCAGAAGGAGAAATAAGGCTGGTTAAATCGTGTATGCAATATCAATGTGAAATATTCAAGAAACATGGGAAAGACACTTCACAGATGAAGAAAAAAGGCAAAATAG gCTGCAGTATAAAAGGCGGTGAACTGTTAAAGATGGATAATTCGGAGACCAAAAATCTAAACGGCTGTGTTGGAGAGGGAAGCTATTTTAAGATACACAAAAGGAAGAAATGCGCAGTTTTTAAGTGCAATTTGAAGGGTAAAAATAAATGGAAGACAgagaaattgaaaacttatg